The Prevotella melaninogenica genome window below encodes:
- a CDS encoding IS1634 family transposase: MHANVQTRFNPATGDMAPYYRIKESYRDVQGHVHSLILLNIGFEPSLTAVQVRKIAYALTERFKTRSTPSLFKERLEGLTPIEQAKADEWWSRMEKEGGIDRFNKEEQKSLRKYENYIDLETANYTDARNVGAEWLCKQTIDKLQLEGFLRKNGWTENAIHTALSALIVRTVYAVSERSSYYYLRDNSAAGELYSGVPGWTPGINSLYKITDKLYELKEQLERHLCSVTDDIFNIDNKLMLFDLTNFYFEGSKRNSDKAKFGRSKEKRSDCKLLVLALCINQEGFIRYSSILEGNTADPKSLPNMIDTLAKRNPSRTKDTLVVMDAGVATEENLELIKKKGYNYLCVSRTKMKDYTLSDDNKSVTVMDARRQKITLKEVKTEDDEDYYLEITSPSKAMTESSMNRVWKERFEMELQRINEGISKKGGTKTYEKVVERTGRAIQKYPSIAKFYQISYIKNEKKPKEMLRVDWEIKDLSAMESGHGVYFLRSNVRTLSERVTWEYYNLIREIECTNRQLKNDLNLRPIYHQKDERSDAHLFFGLLAYWVVNTIRCQLKREGESCYWTEIVRRMSTQKLVTTKGKNPLGETIEMRQCGSPSKQAKQIYDKLNLKHSPFKKNKICRTQSP; this comes from the coding sequence ATGCACGCAAATGTACAGACACGATTCAACCCTGCCACAGGCGACATGGCTCCTTATTATCGCATCAAGGAGTCATATCGTGACGTGCAGGGTCATGTACATTCGCTAATTCTGTTGAACATAGGTTTTGAACCTTCACTTACTGCTGTACAGGTTCGAAAAATTGCATACGCTCTTACCGAACGCTTCAAAACCAGAAGTACACCCTCGCTTTTCAAAGAACGCCTTGAGGGACTTACTCCTATTGAACAGGCAAAGGCTGACGAATGGTGGAGCCGTATGGAGAAAGAAGGTGGAATCGATCGGTTTAATAAGGAAGAGCAGAAGTCGCTGAGAAAATATGAGAACTACATTGACCTCGAGACGGCAAACTATACTGACGCAAGGAATGTTGGTGCAGAGTGGCTCTGCAAGCAGACGATAGACAAGCTGCAGTTAGAGGGTTTTCTGCGCAAAAACGGCTGGACGGAGAATGCGATACACACGGCTTTGTCAGCATTGATTGTTCGCACGGTATATGCAGTCTCTGAACGTTCATCTTATTATTATTTGCGCGATAACTCAGCTGCTGGCGAACTTTACAGTGGAGTTCCTGGCTGGACACCAGGGATCAATTCTCTGTATAAAATCACTGACAAGTTGTATGAACTAAAGGAACAGTTAGAGCGTCATCTGTGCAGCGTTACTGACGATATCTTTAATATAGACAACAAGTTGATGCTCTTCGACTTAACCAACTTCTATTTCGAGGGTAGTAAGCGTAATAGCGATAAAGCCAAGTTCGGTCGTTCAAAAGAAAAACGCTCTGACTGTAAGCTACTTGTACTTGCATTATGTATCAATCAAGAAGGTTTTATACGTTATTCTTCTATCTTAGAGGGTAATACAGCAGATCCCAAGTCTCTACCCAATATGATTGATACGCTGGCAAAGAGGAATCCATCACGAACCAAGGATACGCTTGTTGTCATGGATGCAGGTGTTGCCACGGAAGAGAACTTGGAGCTAATAAAGAAAAAGGGTTACAATTATCTCTGCGTATCCCGTACGAAAATGAAAGACTATACGCTCAGTGATGATAACAAGAGTGTTACGGTAATGGATGCCCGTCGGCAGAAGATAACGCTGAAAGAGGTTAAGACAGAGGATGATGAGGATTATTATCTCGAAATAACATCTCCTTCGAAAGCTATGACAGAGTCGTCCATGAACAGGGTTTGGAAAGAGCGTTTTGAGATGGAACTGCAGAGGATAAACGAAGGAATCTCCAAGAAAGGTGGAACAAAAACCTATGAAAAGGTTGTTGAACGTACAGGACGTGCCATACAGAAGTACCCTTCTATAGCGAAGTTCTACCAGATAAGCTACATAAAAAATGAGAAGAAACCCAAGGAGATGCTACGTGTAGACTGGGAGATAAAAGACCTCTCGGCAATGGAATCTGGTCATGGAGTCTATTTCCTCCGCAGCAATGTCAGGACACTTTCTGAGCGTGTGACATGGGAATACTACAATCTCATCCGTGAGATAGAATGTACGAACAGACAACTAAAGAATGATCTCAACCTCCGTCCTATTTATCATCAGAAAGATGAGCGAAGCGACGCACACCTTTTCTTCGGTTTATTAGCCTACTGGGTGGTAAACACCATCCGTTGTCAATTAAAACGAGAAGGAGAATCCTGTTACTGGACCGAGATAGTACGACGTATGAGCACCCAAAAGCTCGTCACCACAAAAGGGAAGAATCCATTAGGTGAAACCATCGAGATGCGCCAATGTGGTAGTCCTTCGAAGCAAGCAAAACAAATATACGATAAGTTGAACTTAAAACACTCACCATTCAAAAAGAATAAAATTTGTAGGACACAGAGTCCATAA
- a CDS encoding sacsin N-terminal ATP-binding-like domain-containing protein: MIEENLSPEERWQRNEKDRLEYENYCNKIIQGLEELDENSGERALWELIQNARDQRLNEDADVLIKIELTESELIFSHHGKPFDYTSFRALVKQDSSKDRKGAKQVGKYGTGFMTTHAFNRLVHVTAPYIVKRGKDDISGYFQIENFHLDRTMVDTVEGPYKMKEQLDIVEDFCKQELLNSIINDTTSFRYELTRKQIGQVSAQLSNAISLLPFVMVINSNITQVEVIDYHSNKRYVYTKETDPNPKLLKDKVWKEHTDIVYLNDSSQVSSFCCKSLRSEKGDIIIIPPFPSSCGSIENIPSLFLWFPLLGTENFGVNFIFHSERFYPVEKRNNIMLPGSTGIKQEKGGLNREVLVEMMNMIFDYYGNPENAKMLSRSMCKVAFPVANDDEETQKFYQDMQALWIAQVPYWKSIPVGGQFVCISDTRVKLLHPDFFERLTEEQKVEYEQTLASYALLPKNSDGNSYLMPSEDLIAWSETVNRWGCNRDNEFFITVKDVCETIKTKGQDLHKFLKLMKDSKNETVMDAYALLPNRKGELRIKKMLYHGEFMSDEVYNLVSGVMGDEAKKIYDKSFLDITNVNPYSRADLQKDITANIGNLRKQTLNTENHVLTGEELTALINFCSASHQEAFNNQRGRMMPILCQFYDRPFSMILTDKFREEEEEEFYKAAMNFLLDYTLNIISQKNSTWVKNNKSWLQEFLTEYAPNKNEDRKKKLNDYGVLPNQNNELCLISDLRKNAGSEELVDIYRTIFNKDLKNDWIDSNFESIVTLFEDKPEDIANKIEKALVEDMRQENINERKFQKVVREIILKINRDKKWESWFGQINEKKATYTFSMKSGESQEHLFALMDLSDNDLERLATLKDKVSMSELLDNMERMKELDDERTSKFNFCLQIGKYIENEIRSSLEEQLVSVVTRKRIDENLTVDDIQNGQDIIVKVKHGNEEKNIYFIEVKAKWNFEVDKYAHMSTNQLKMAAEHPDCYALCCVDLTDREKINLPPDSGEGYVKEHIQDIIANTRVHLKIGEELSDIMTPIIAAENDKTELKMRIGGYRSNITKRAFQSGKPFEELVKEILNKINLL; this comes from the coding sequence ATGATTGAAGAAAATCTATCGCCAGAAGAACGTTGGCAAAGAAATGAGAAGGATCGTCTTGAATATGAAAATTATTGTAACAAGATTATCCAAGGTTTAGAAGAACTGGACGAGAATAGTGGTGAGCGTGCTCTATGGGAACTTATTCAGAATGCTCGTGACCAAAGACTTAATGAAGATGCAGATGTTTTAATAAAAATTGAGTTAACTGAATCTGAACTTATTTTTTCTCATCATGGGAAGCCATTTGACTATACTTCATTTCGTGCACTTGTCAAACAAGATAGTTCTAAAGACAGAAAGGGAGCAAAACAAGTAGGTAAGTATGGTACAGGCTTTATGACTACTCATGCTTTTAACAGGCTTGTGCATGTCACTGCACCATATATCGTAAAGAGAGGTAAAGATGATATAAGTGGCTATTTTCAAATTGAGAATTTTCATCTTGATAGAACGATGGTTGATACTGTTGAAGGTCCTTATAAAATGAAAGAACAGTTAGATATAGTTGAAGATTTTTGTAAACAAGAGCTACTTAATTCAATCATAAATGATACAACATCTTTTCGTTATGAATTAACTAGAAAACAGATTGGGCAGGTGTCTGCTCAACTATCAAATGCTATTAGTCTGCTTCCTTTTGTTATGGTTATCAACAGTAACATTACCCAAGTAGAAGTGATTGACTATCATAGCAACAAACGGTATGTCTATACGAAGGAAACCGATCCAAATCCTAAGTTATTAAAGGACAAGGTTTGGAAAGAACATACTGATATTGTATACCTGAATGATAGCAGCCAAGTTTCTTCTTTTTGTTGTAAAAGTTTACGTTCTGAAAAGGGCGATATTATTATTATCCCTCCATTTCCTTCATCTTGTGGTAGTATAGAAAATATTCCAAGTCTCTTCCTTTGGTTCCCTCTTCTTGGGACGGAGAATTTTGGAGTAAATTTTATTTTCCATTCAGAACGCTTCTATCCAGTTGAGAAGCGAAACAATATCATGCTTCCTGGCTCTACAGGAATAAAGCAAGAAAAAGGTGGACTAAACCGTGAGGTTTTAGTTGAAATGATGAATATGATTTTCGACTATTACGGTAACCCAGAGAATGCAAAGATGCTTTCTAGAAGTATGTGTAAAGTAGCGTTCCCTGTAGCAAATGATGATGAAGAGACACAGAAATTCTATCAAGACATGCAGGCGTTATGGATTGCACAAGTACCTTATTGGAAATCAATCCCTGTAGGGGGGCAATTTGTTTGCATCAGTGATACACGGGTCAAATTGCTTCATCCAGATTTTTTCGAAAGATTGACAGAAGAGCAGAAAGTAGAATATGAACAAACCTTGGCATCTTACGCATTGCTACCTAAGAATTCAGATGGTAATTCATATCTGATGCCATCTGAAGATTTGATTGCATGGTCAGAAACTGTAAATAGATGGGGCTGTAATCGTGACAACGAGTTCTTTATAACAGTTAAAGATGTATGTGAAACAATTAAGACTAAAGGTCAGGACCTCCATAAATTCTTGAAGTTAATGAAAGACAGCAAAAATGAGACAGTAATGGATGCCTATGCTTTGCTGCCTAATAGAAAGGGGGAATTGCGCATAAAAAAAATGCTATATCATGGTGAATTCATGTCTGATGAAGTCTATAATCTGGTATCTGGTGTCATGGGTGATGAAGCCAAGAAAATATATGATAAATCTTTTTTGGATATAACAAACGTTAATCCGTATTCAAGGGCAGACTTACAGAAAGATATTACAGCAAATATTGGCAATCTACGTAAACAAACATTAAATACTGAAAATCATGTGTTGACAGGTGAAGAACTAACGGCATTAATAAATTTTTGCTCTGCAAGTCATCAGGAAGCTTTCAATAATCAGCGTGGACGTATGATGCCTATACTTTGCCAATTCTATGACAGACCCTTCTCGATGATACTTACGGATAAGTTCCGAGAAGAGGAAGAAGAAGAATTCTACAAAGCAGCGATGAACTTCTTGCTTGATTACACCCTAAATATAATTAGCCAGAAGAATTCTACTTGGGTAAAAAATAACAAGTCATGGCTTCAAGAATTCCTTACAGAATATGCACCAAATAAGAATGAAGATCGCAAAAAGAAATTGAATGATTATGGTGTTCTACCTAACCAAAATAACGAATTGTGCCTAATATCTGACCTGAGAAAGAATGCCGGATCAGAGGAATTGGTAGATATATACAGGACTATTTTTAATAAAGATTTGAAGAATGATTGGATTGATTCGAACTTTGAGTCTATTGTAACTCTTTTTGAGGATAAGCCAGAAGATATTGCCAATAAGATAGAGAAGGCACTTGTGGAAGATATGAGGCAAGAAAACATAAACGAGCGTAAGTTTCAAAAAGTAGTCAGAGAAATTATATTGAAAATCAATAGAGATAAGAAATGGGAATCGTGGTTTGGTCAGATCAATGAAAAGAAGGCAACCTACACGTTTAGCATGAAGAGTGGTGAATCACAAGAACACCTTTTTGCTTTGATGGATTTAAGTGATAACGACCTTGAGCGCCTTGCAACACTGAAAGATAAAGTTAGCATGAGTGAACTACTTGACAATATGGAACGTATGAAGGAACTGGATGATGAACGCACATCAAAGTTTAATTTTTGTTTACAAATTGGCAAGTATATTGAGAATGAGATTCGTTCTTCATTGGAGGAACAGCTTGTCAGCGTTGTGACTAGAAAAAGAATTGATGAAAATTTGACAGTAGATGATATTCAAAATGGTCAGGATATTATAGTTAAAGTTAAGCATGGTAACGAAGAGAAAAATATATATTTTATTGAGGTCAAAGCTAAGTGGAATTTTGAAGTAGACAAGTATGCACACATGAGTACTAATCAGTTAAAAATGGCAGCTGAACATCCTGATTGTTATGCACTCTGTTGTGTTGACTTGACTGACCGAGAAAAGATAAATCTGCCACCAGATTCTGGCGAGGGTTATGTCAAGGAACATATTCAAGACATTATAGCCAACACTCGTGTTCATCTAAAAATTGGTGAAGAATTGTCCGACATTATGACTCCTATTATTGCAGCCGAAAATGACAAAACAGAACTTAAAATGCGCATTGGTGGATACCGTAGCAATATCACTAAGCGAGCATTCCAAAGTGGAAAACCATTTGAAGAATTGGTTAAGGAGATTTTAAACAAGATTAATTTATTATGA
- a CDS encoding IS4 family transposase → MEKTGRKFEHITKVFDHVRMNYVLGYKLLLCLFFDGKSSLPFDFSIHEELGKKGDGGLGKKALRSRFSKRRMKESPAYERNQECGMSKMDSAIRMLQRMWKRGIHPHYALADSWFACEKFIEEIRRVGNGAIHYIGLAKMGKTKYFVENKRHNAAELVAMYARRTKCCRKYKCQYIELRGCLGNIPVRIYLIKYGRRQTWNIMLSTDLSMSFVRAFELYQIRWNIEVVNKETKGHLGLGSYMGRDFDGQIADATLCYITYIVMSLEKRMSEYETMGELFADMEDDVMALTLWHRVLNCIERLLAALCDVLGFSVSEIGQLIVTDSAMRNNFEIMVQALEDRQQEKLTTVNIF, encoded by the coding sequence TTGGAAAAGACTGGTAGGAAGTTTGAGCATATTACCAAGGTTTTCGACCATGTACGAATGAACTATGTCTTAGGCTACAAGCTTCTTTTGTGCCTGTTCTTCGATGGTAAGTCCTCTCTGCCGTTCGACTTCTCCATCCATGAGGAATTAGGAAAGAAAGGGGACGGCGGACTTGGCAAGAAGGCACTCCGCAGCAGATTCTCCAAGAGACGCATGAAAGAGAGCCCAGCGTATGAGCGGAATCAAGAATGCGGTATGAGCAAGATGGACTCCGCCATAAGGATGCTCCAGCGCATGTGGAAGAGAGGTATTCATCCCCATTATGCCTTGGCGGATAGTTGGTTTGCCTGTGAGAAGTTCATTGAGGAAATCAGGAGAGTAGGCAACGGAGCTATACACTACATTGGTCTTGCAAAGATGGGAAAGACAAAGTACTTTGTGGAGAATAAGCGACACAATGCTGCTGAGCTCGTAGCAATGTATGCAAGACGTACCAAATGCTGCCGGAAGTACAAGTGTCAGTACATTGAGTTGAGGGGCTGTCTGGGGAATATACCAGTCAGGATATACCTGATTAAATATGGGCGTCGACAGACTTGGAACATCATGCTTAGTACGGATCTATCGATGAGCTTTGTGCGTGCCTTCGAGTTATACCAGATACGATGGAACATTGAAGTGGTCAACAAGGAGACAAAAGGACATCTCGGACTCGGCTCATACATGGGGAGAGACTTTGATGGTCAGATTGCTGATGCAACGCTCTGCTACATTACATATATCGTGATGTCGTTAGAAAAACGGATGTCAGAGTATGAGACCATGGGTGAATTGTTTGCTGACATGGAAGATGATGTCATGGCACTTACGTTATGGCATCGTGTGCTGAATTGCATAGAGAGATTGCTTGCTGCTCTTTGTGACGTTCTTGGGTTCTCTGTTAGTGAGATAGGGCAGTTAATAGTCACCGACTCAGCAATGCGGAACAACTTTGAGATTATGGTCCAAGCATTGGAAGACAGGCAACAAGAAAAGCTCACAACCGTAAACATATTTTAG
- a CDS encoding enoyl-ACP reductase FabI — MSYNLLKGKRGVIFGALNEMSIAWKVAERAVEEGAMITLSNTPIAVRMGTVNALSEKLNCEVIPADATNVEDLENVFKRSMEVLGGKIDFVLHSIGMSPNVRKHRTYDDLDYKMLDSTLDISAVSFHKMIQSAKKLDAINDYGSILALSYVAAQRTFYGYNDMADAKALLESIGRSFGYIYGREKHVRINTISQSPTMTTAGSGVKGMDKLFDFADRMSPLGNASADECADYCIVMFSDLTRKVTMQNLYHDGGFSNVGMSLRAMATYEKGLDEYKDENGNIIYG; from the coding sequence ATGAGTTACAACTTATTAAAAGGTAAAAGAGGTGTTATTTTTGGAGCCCTCAACGAGATGTCAATCGCATGGAAAGTTGCTGAAAGAGCAGTTGAGGAAGGTGCAATGATCACTTTATCAAATACTCCTATCGCAGTAAGAATGGGTACAGTAAATGCACTGTCAGAGAAGTTAAACTGCGAGGTTATTCCTGCTGACGCAACAAACGTTGAGGACTTGGAGAACGTATTCAAGCGCTCAATGGAGGTCTTGGGTGGTAAGATTGACTTTGTTCTGCACTCTATCGGTATGTCACCAAACGTGCGTAAGCACCGTACATACGATGACTTGGACTATAAGATGCTTGACAGTACACTCGATATCTCAGCTGTTTCATTCCACAAGATGATTCAGAGTGCTAAGAAACTTGATGCTATCAACGACTATGGTTCAATCCTTGCACTCTCTTACGTAGCTGCTCAGCGTACCTTCTACGGTTACAATGATATGGCTGATGCTAAGGCATTGTTGGAGAGTATCGGTCGTAGCTTTGGTTATATTTATGGTCGTGAGAAGCACGTACGTATCAATACTATTTCTCAGTCACCAACAATGACAACTGCTGGTTCAGGTGTGAAGGGTATGGATAAGCTCTTCGACTTTGCTGATCGTATGTCTCCATTGGGCAACGCAAGTGCTGATGAGTGTGCTGATTATTGTATCGTAATGTTCTCTGACCTCACCCGTAAGGTGACAATGCAGAACCTTTACCACGATGGTGGTTTCTCAAATGTAGGTATGAGCCTCCGCGCTATGGCTACATACGAGAAGGGTCTCGATGAGTATAAGGACGAGAACGGTAATATTATCTACGGATAG
- a CDS encoding helicase-related protein: MSNFIASNIIKQQDIYMARIYDNIKTKFTEGLQGIITNVGVKRVDFCVGYFNLRGWNLVVDQMDTLTGDYVYENDKHTFRKCRLLIGMHRPTEELIRQLYTDQPLPDANYVSQCKLEIARDFRRQLQLGFPTKQDEFTLRRLSAQMKEEKVCVKLYLREPLHAKLYLAYRPDDNFNKIQAIMGSSNLTYSGLTKQGELNAEFGDSDSAEKLAYWFDERWEDKFCLDITKELIEIIDNSWAGDKDISPYYIYLKTAYHLSEEARSGIKEFTIPAEFKNCLFDFQQTAVKIAARHLNNEKRGGAMIGDVVGLGKTITACAIAKMYENTFGSNTLIICPANLQDMWEKYRKQYDMKADIMSMAKPIDVDNARYYKLIIVDESHNLRNSQGVRYRNIKDLIQKQDCKVLLLTATPYNKQYKDLSSQLRLFIDDDTDLGIRPEAYIRSIGGERKFAEKHEDFIRSIKAFERSEFQEDWQELMKLFLIRRTRTFIKENYAKTDSKNGRKYLEFKDGHKSYFPDRIPKAIKFQTTEGDQYSRLYSEEMVSLMESLKLPRYGLIHYLDEKKAETASKYEGNLIDNLSRAGERMMGFCKSTFFKRVDSSGYAFLLTLYRHILRNAVYLYAIDNKLKLPVSDENTFPEDFIEDADINKITADSDDNKEFLSNKSLLTIPKKMKDYMERAETYYNSLIGKNNVQWIDSKYFKRTLKQGLKKDCDQLIAMINLCDDWNPQTDQKLNELEKLLSNTHKDDKIIIFTQYSDTAVYVYKQLQKRGIKYIEKVTGDTKNPTAIVERFSPISNRADITKENELRILIATDVLSEGQNLQDAHIIINYDLPWAIIRLIQRAGRVDRIDQSSEQIYCYSFFPADKVEEIIRLRTRLNERINENAGIVGSDEVFFEGNEQNLRDMYNENSSSLDEDEDDIEVDLGSQAYQIWKNATDANPDLKRIIPAIPNIAYSTKAANNINEDGVITYARTYNDFDVLTWYNSKGDIVSQSQKRILQTMACTIKEPCLPAQNVHLSLVEKAVKSIKNENTNVGGILGSRFSTKRKIYELLNHYYEQPLNLFNTQEKKDILKFAIDQVYNYPLLENSKFILGRMMRTGNTHDDIVDTVIEMYENANLCRVDEDKIKHKDPVIICSMGLKS, encoded by the coding sequence ATGAGTAATTTTATAGCGTCAAATATCATCAAACAACAAGACATCTATATGGCACGCATATACGATAATATAAAAACAAAATTTACAGAAGGGCTACAAGGTATCATTACCAATGTTGGAGTAAAACGAGTAGACTTCTGCGTAGGATACTTCAACCTACGCGGTTGGAATCTTGTCGTTGACCAAATGGATACACTTACAGGTGACTATGTTTATGAGAATGATAAACATACATTTCGTAAATGTAGGTTATTAATAGGTATGCATCGCCCAACAGAGGAATTAATACGTCAATTGTATACAGACCAACCTTTGCCAGATGCAAATTATGTCAGTCAATGTAAATTGGAAATTGCCCGTGATTTTAGACGCCAATTACAATTAGGCTTCCCTACAAAACAGGATGAGTTTACACTTCGACGTCTTTCTGCACAAATGAAAGAGGAAAAAGTATGTGTTAAATTATATCTACGCGAACCACTTCATGCAAAGCTATATCTTGCTTATCGCCCTGACGATAATTTTAACAAGATTCAAGCTATAATGGGTAGTAGTAACCTCACTTATTCAGGATTAACCAAACAAGGAGAGTTGAATGCTGAATTTGGAGATAGTGATAGTGCTGAAAAATTAGCATATTGGTTTGATGAACGTTGGGAAGATAAGTTTTGTCTCGACATAACTAAAGAGTTAATAGAAATTATTGATAATAGCTGGGCTGGTGATAAAGACATTTCACCTTACTACATCTATCTCAAAACAGCATATCACTTAAGTGAAGAAGCACGTTCGGGAATTAAAGAGTTTACGATTCCTGCAGAATTTAAGAATTGCCTTTTTGACTTTCAACAGACAGCTGTTAAGATTGCAGCCCGCCATCTTAACAATGAGAAACGCGGTGGAGCAATGATAGGAGATGTCGTTGGATTAGGAAAAACCATAACAGCGTGTGCTATTGCAAAGATGTATGAAAACACCTTTGGTAGTAATACGTTGATTATTTGTCCTGCCAACTTACAAGATATGTGGGAAAAATACCGCAAGCAATATGACATGAAGGCTGACATTATGTCCATGGCAAAACCCATCGACGTTGATAATGCTCGCTATTACAAGCTTATTATTGTGGATGAAAGTCATAACCTACGTAACAGCCAAGGTGTACGCTACCGTAATATAAAAGACCTCATTCAGAAACAAGATTGTAAGGTATTACTATTGACTGCAACTCCTTACAATAAACAATACAAAGACCTTAGCAGTCAGCTACGCCTCTTTATCGATGACGATACAGACTTAGGCATTCGACCTGAAGCTTATATTCGCTCTATCGGGGGTGAGCGGAAATTTGCAGAAAAGCACGAAGACTTTATTAGAAGTATCAAAGCGTTTGAACGTAGCGAATTTCAAGAAGATTGGCAAGAGCTGATGAAACTTTTTTTAATTCGCCGTACACGTACATTCATTAAAGAGAATTATGCTAAAACAGATTCTAAGAATGGACGGAAATATCTGGAATTCAAAGACGGACATAAGTCTTATTTCCCAGACCGTATTCCTAAGGCTATCAAGTTTCAGACTACAGAAGGCGACCAATATAGTCGGCTCTATTCAGAGGAAATGGTATCTCTTATGGAATCACTAAAATTACCTCGTTATGGTCTGATACATTATTTAGATGAAAAGAAAGCAGAAACAGCTTCTAAATATGAAGGCAACTTGATTGATAATCTTTCACGCGCAGGTGAACGAATGATGGGTTTCTGTAAGAGCACCTTCTTCAAACGTGTGGATAGCAGTGGTTATGCTTTCCTATTGACTCTGTATCGCCATATCCTACGCAATGCAGTGTATCTCTATGCCATTGACAATAAACTAAAATTGCCTGTTAGTGACGAGAATACATTCCCTGAGGATTTTATTGAAGATGCCGATATCAACAAAATTACTGCCGATTCAGATGATAATAAAGAGTTTCTTTCAAATAAAAGTCTTCTGACTATTCCTAAAAAAATGAAGGACTACATGGAAAGAGCTGAAACATATTACAATAGTCTGATAGGAAAGAACAATGTACAATGGATTGACTCTAAATACTTCAAACGCACACTAAAACAAGGGTTAAAAAAGGACTGTGACCAACTCATTGCAATGATTAATCTATGTGATGATTGGAATCCACAGACTGACCAGAAACTCAACGAATTAGAAAAGCTATTAAGTAATACTCACAAAGATGATAAAATAATCATATTCACTCAATACTCTGACACTGCTGTGTATGTGTACAAGCAGCTACAAAAGAGAGGAATCAAGTATATTGAGAAAGTAACCGGTGATACGAAGAATCCAACCGCTATTGTCGAACGCTTTTCACCAATCAGTAACAGAGCAGATATAACAAAAGAGAACGAACTACGCATACTGATAGCAACTGACGTGTTGAGTGAAGGACAGAATCTCCAAGATGCTCATATCATCATCAACTATGATTTACCATGGGCTATCATTCGACTCATCCAACGTGCAGGACGTGTTGACCGTATTGACCAGAGTTCTGAGCAAATCTATTGTTATTCTTTCTTCCCTGCCGACAAAGTAGAGGAAATTATTCGCTTACGCACACGCCTTAACGAACGAATTAACGAAAATGCAGGTATCGTAGGTAGTGACGAGGTCTTCTTTGAAGGCAACGAACAGAACCTACGTGATATGTATAATGAGAATAGTAGTAGCTTAGACGAAGATGAAGATGATATAGAGGTCGACCTTGGCTCACAAGCTTATCAGATATGGAAAAATGCAACTGATGCCAACCCTGACTTAAAACGTATTATTCCAGCTATACCAAACATCGCTTATTCTACAAAGGCTGCAAATAATATAAACGAGGATGGTGTTATTACCTACGCCCGCACTTATAATGACTTTGACGTACTTACGTGGTATAATTCCAAAGGAGATATTGTTAGTCAGTCGCAAAAGCGTATCCTACAAACAATGGCATGCACCATTAAAGAGCCTTGTCTACCTGCACAGAATGTTCATCTGTCATTGGTTGAGAAAGCGGTAAAAAGTATTAAGAACGAGAACACTAATGTTGGAGGTATCCTTGGTAGTCGATTCAGCACTAAGCGTAAAATCTATGAGTTGCTAAATCACTATTATGAGCAGCCTTTAAATCTTTTTAATACACAAGAGAAGAAAGATATATTAAAGTTTGCTATCGACCAAGTATACAACTACCCGTTATTGGAAAACTCTAAATTCATCCTTGGTAGAATGATGCGTACAGGCAATACACATGACGATATTGTCGATACAGTCATTGAAATGTATGAGAATGCAAACCTTTGTCGTGTAGACGAAGATAAAATTAAACATAAAGATCCTGTTATCATCTGTTCCATGGGACTAAAATCCTAA
- a CDS encoding DUF2238 domain-containing protein — MIDKTKLMLVLLVVIVTVITCIHPIYPNEQTLQHIGTVLLLIPLTMDVFRKQLPMSAFIGIVGFTLLHVIGARYIYSYVPYKEWAVSLGLVEKGFFHDPRNHYDRLVHFSFGALLFPYFVYLCRKWVKQQSFVAIVMAWMMIQTGSLIYELFEWLLTIVMTAEEADYYNGQQGDMWDAQKDMALALVGSTGMFMVYAVRSLIRRGK, encoded by the coding sequence ATGATAGATAAAACGAAACTGATGCTTGTTCTGTTGGTAGTGATTGTGACGGTCATTACTTGTATTCATCCAATCTATCCGAATGAACAGACGCTGCAGCATATCGGTACAGTGCTGTTGCTGATACCGCTGACGATGGATGTCTTTAGAAAACAACTTCCAATGTCGGCATTTATTGGTATCGTTGGTTTTACGTTGCTTCATGTTATTGGCGCACGTTATATTTATTCATACGTGCCTTATAAAGAGTGGGCTGTATCGTTAGGTTTGGTTGAAAAAGGTTTTTTCCATGACCCACGCAATCATTATGATCGGTTAGTACATTTCTCTTTTGGTGCGTTGTTGTTCCCTTACTTCGTCTATCTTTGTAGGAAATGGGTAAAACAGCAATCGTTTGTAGCTATTGTGATGGCATGGATGATGATTCAAACGGGTAGTTTAATTTACGAACTGTTTGAATGGTTACTGACGATAGTCATGACTGCTGAGGAGGCTGACTATTATAATGGCCAGCAAGGTGATATGTGGGATGCACAGAAAGATATGGCTTTGGCACTGGTTGGCTCTACTGGAATGTTCATGGTATATGCGGTTCGTAGCCTTATTAGAAGGGGCAAATAG